Proteins encoded within one genomic window of Bacillus thermozeamaize:
- a CDS encoding oxidoreductase, translating into MANLLTRIFNKTQNPRFVDVQPTGDRFPVHPKQTLLQAALSAGVPFPHDCKVGTCATCKCRLIEGEVKSIMDFSYTLSREELEQGYILACQSFVKSNLKVWLDRPMEGPLHTVKSINGVIRKCESLTHDILKIVIELDESITYEAGQYADLSVPGIKEPRSYSFADAPKKQGQTEISFFIRRVPKGEMTGWLFAADRTGEKVTVTGPYGSFYLRPSDQPIVCIAGGSGLAPIKAILEQAAKQGGNIPVLFLFGARTQRDLYCLDEIDQIISVWNAPFHFIPVLSEEPIDSDWLGARGLVTEHIKDQPGIQVSSCKAYLCGPPGMIDAAISKLNECGVTSDQIFFDKFLDRSHTQAKR; encoded by the coding sequence ATGGCGAATTTACTTACTAGGATATTCAATAAAACACAGAACCCCCGCTTTGTTGATGTACAACCTACCGGCGACCGCTTTCCTGTACATCCAAAACAAACATTGCTGCAGGCAGCTTTGTCAGCGGGGGTACCTTTCCCGCATGACTGTAAGGTTGGGACTTGTGCTACTTGCAAATGCCGCTTAATCGAAGGGGAAGTAAAATCGATCATGGACTTTTCCTACACGCTAAGCAGAGAAGAATTAGAACAGGGCTATATTCTTGCATGTCAGTCATTTGTCAAAAGTAACCTTAAGGTTTGGCTTGACCGGCCTATGGAAGGCCCTCTTCATACTGTTAAATCTATAAACGGTGTGATTCGCAAGTGCGAATCGTTGACACACGACATACTCAAAATTGTGATTGAACTGGACGAAAGCATTACTTACGAAGCCGGACAATATGCAGATCTGTCGGTACCAGGCATCAAGGAACCCCGATCGTATTCGTTTGCGGATGCGCCGAAGAAACAAGGACAAACAGAGATCAGTTTCTTTATTCGCCGAGTGCCAAAAGGGGAAATGACCGGCTGGTTGTTTGCAGCGGACCGGACGGGCGAAAAAGTGACTGTAACCGGCCCCTACGGATCCTTCTATTTGCGGCCTTCCGATCAACCGATTGTATGCATTGCGGGTGGCAGTGGCTTAGCTCCAATTAAAGCGATATTAGAGCAAGCAGCCAAACAAGGAGGAAATATTCCGGTATTATTTTTGTTTGGCGCACGCACGCAACGCGACCTGTATTGTCTAGATGAGATCGATCAGATCATTTCGGTCTGGAACGCGCCTTTCCATTTCATTCCGGTATTGTCGGAAGAGCCGATCGACAGCGATTGGTTAGGAGCCCGGGGTTTGGTCACCGAACATATCAAAGATCAGCCTGGAATTCAGGTATCGTCTTGCAAAGCTTATCTTTGTGGGCCTCCAGGAATGATCGATGCAGCTATAAGCAAACTGAATGAATGTGGTGTCACCTCAGATCAAATCTTTTTTGACAAGTTTTTGGACCGTAGTCACACACAGGCGAAAAGATAA